A section of the Chlorobiota bacterium genome encodes:
- a CDS encoding DUF2190 family protein: MNTVEITTTVSVIEMDGQPVSEVLSDDVEVVEVGVPGPAGSEDITITAGESLGGHRVVTTNAAGHAIYASSATSDHAGRLLGVTTGAASSGATATIRTRGEMTEAGWAWIPGGLLYLSTNGMLSHTPPATGFAQVIGYAMTATTIFIHTTTPVIRG; this comes from the coding sequence ATGAACACCGTAGAGATCACGACCACGGTGAGCGTCATCGAGATGGATGGGCAACCAGTCTCCGAGGTGCTGAGCGATGACGTTGAGGTGGTGGAGGTTGGAGTCCCCGGGCCGGCTGGCAGTGAAGATATAACCATCACAGCGGGCGAATCTCTCGGGGGTCATCGCGTGGTGACAACGAACGCAGCAGGCCACGCCATCTATGCCAGCAGTGCAACCAGCGATCACGCTGGCAGGCTGTTGGGCGTTACCACGGGGGCGGCTTCTTCGGGGGCGACTGCGACCATCCGAACGCGAGGAGAGATGACCGAAGCGGGATGGGCTTGGATACCGGGCGGGTTGCTCTATCTCTCCACGAATGGGATGCTATCCCATACCCCACCAGCAACAGGGTTTGCGCAAGTCATCGGCTATGCCATGACGGCAACCACGATCTTTATCCATACAACAACACCAGTCATCAGGGGGTGA
- a CDS encoding phage holin family protein, producing the protein MSWQKKIVLWSESFAALLVSVWVGLPWVVQTLVILNAIDLIGGYIVAMQRRAASSRGLFTGIVRKLYLWLLVGAIYQLWGKAQPEVASLAAGFYALWEFKSLTEKAALLGIPVPGVLTRSMQVMQEKYSGTDKSPTTGTQIGKDGVTGGATQTTDQRSEG; encoded by the coding sequence ATGAGCTGGCAAAAAAAAATCGTGTTATGGTCGGAAAGTTTTGCAGCGCTCTTGGTCTCGGTATGGGTTGGGCTGCCGTGGGTAGTCCAGACGCTGGTGATCCTCAACGCCATTGATCTGATTGGTGGGTATATCGTCGCGATGCAACGGAGAGCGGCAAGCTCTCGCGGGCTGTTTACGGGAATCGTTCGCAAGCTCTATCTCTGGTTGTTGGTGGGTGCGATTTATCAGCTATGGGGAAAAGCGCAACCGGAAGTCGCAAGCCTTGCCGCTGGGTTTTACGCACTCTGGGAGTTTAAGAGCCTCACCGAAAAAGCGGCGTTGCTCGGTATCCCTGTCCCTGGCGTTCTGACGCGTTCAATGCAGGTGATGCAGGAAAAGTATAGCGGCACGGATAAAAGTCCAACCACGGGCACGCAGATAGGCAAAGATGGGGTAACGGGTGGCGCAACACAGACAACAGATCAGCGATCGGAGGGATAG